From the Nocardia higoensis genome, one window contains:
- a CDS encoding acetyl-coenzyme A synthetase N-terminal domain-containing protein — MTSAGIDRDATTTISYPPSAEFVAQANADSSLYDRARTDPLEFWAEQARRLHWHTP, encoded by the coding sequence TTGACCAGTGCAGGCATCGACCGCGACGCCACCACCACCATTTCCTACCCGCCGTCGGCGGAGTTCGTCGCGCAGGCCAACGCCGACAGCTCCCTCTACGACCGAGCCCGCACCGACCCACTGGAATTCTGGGCCGAACAAGCCCGCCGCCTGCACTGGCACACCCCCT